In one window of Dermochelys coriacea isolate rDerCor1 chromosome 3, rDerCor1.pri.v4, whole genome shotgun sequence DNA:
- the LOC119852766 gene encoding kanadaptin, producing the protein MEPVAEGPDFGAFKRPALPPAVPLRGEEVGAAPRDAEGEAAGEEPPAESPPQPRERSSAPGPLPAAAPQPRYQEPPWGTCPPAEAGYGLETLKGGVIVGTLRLEGRSWFLVGRLPGCALALEHPSVSRHHAVLQYRGQAQAGFYVYDLDSTHGTFLNKARLPPRTYCRVRVGHALRFGGSSRLFVLQGPEEDQESESELTVTQLKALRKQQQAKLEKTMLGEDSDEDEQEEKEEKRNESGQSNDMSCSWGMGEDAEEDEVEENPIAIEFQEEQEAFYLKDPRKALQGFFDREGEELEYEYDDHGHNTWLCRVKLPVDDASGKQLVAEAIHSGKKKEAMIQCALEACRILDARGVLRQEAVSRKRKAKNWEEEDFYDSDDDTFLDRTGVVEKKRLNRMKKAGKIEEKPETFDSLVAKLNAAEKELSEITEKLKFSGKAQSQPASQDSLDEFMTEIKSGCSLDSVMRKKLHLRSFELRKEQQRLKGLIKIVKPAELPELKPQTGSHGVEIENKPKKLTLPLFGAMKGGRKFKLKTGNLGKLSLRRPVIPESLLKMKDDGPEVEEEEEDEDKEQEIKAANIETQKAEMKMAGEEVEQETSLPASSPSKNVEPTHGIGFQSQPISNQLKIPDNAYKVDLSQEKSQVSERACRTFEESPKKKTKVNGPSRLQQALSSSQYPEDDPDYCVWMPPAGQSGDGKTHLNEKYGY; encoded by the exons ATGGAGCCGGTGGCCGAGGGACCCGATTTCGGGGCCTTCAAGAGACCGGCGCTGCCGCCGGCGGTCCCGCTCCGCGGCGAGGAGGTGGGCGCCGCTCCCCGGGACGCCGAGGGGGAAGCGGCGGGTGAGGAGCCGCCAGCGGAGAGCCCGCCCCAGCCCCGGGAGCGGAGCTCGGCCCCGGGCCCCCTCCCCGCCGCGGCCCCGCAGCCCCGCTACCAGGAGCCGCCGTGGGGCACCTGCCCCCCGGCCGAGGCCGGCTACGGCCTGGAGACCCTGAAGGGCGGCGTCATCGTGGGCACCCTGCGCTTGGAGGGCAGGAGCTGGTTCCTGGTGGGGCGGCTGCCGGGCTGCGCCCTGGCCCTGGAGCACCCGTCCGTGTCGCGGCACCACGCCGTGCTGCAGTACCGCGGCCAGGCCCAGGCCGGCTTCTACGTCTACGACCTGGACAGCACCCACGGCACCTTCCTCAACAAGGCCCGGCTCCCGCCCCGCACCTACTGCCGGGTGCGCGTGGGCCACGCGCTGCGCTTCGGGGGCAGCTCCCGCCTCTTCGTGCTGCAG GGACCTGAGGAGGATCAAGAGTCTGAGTCTGAACTAACTGTGACTCAGCTGAAGGCTCTGCGCAAGCAGCAACAGGCAAAGCTAGAGAAGACAATGTTAGGCGAAGACTCAGATGAAGATgagcaagaagaaaaagaagagaaaagaaatgagagcgGTCAGAGTAATGATATGAGTTGCTCATGGGGAATGG GCGAAGACGCCGAGGAAGATGAAGTTGAGGAAAATCCTATTGCCATAGAGTTTCAGGAGGAGCAAGAAGCCTTTTATTTGAAGGACCCTAGGAAGGCCCTGCAGGGTTTCTTTGACAGGGAAG GAGAAGAACTAGAGTATGAATATGATGACCATGGACACAATACTTGGCTCTGCAGGGTTAA GTTGCCTGTGGATGATGCATCAGGGAAGCAGCTGGTGGCAGAGGCTATCCAttcaggaaagaaaaaggaagcaatgaTACAGTGCGCGCTAGAAGCTTGCCGAATACTGGATGCTAGAGGTGTGCTGCGGCAAGAGGCAG TATCCCggaaaaggaaagcaaagaacTGGGAAGAGGAGGACTTTTATGACAGTGATGATGACACCTTCCTTGACCGAACTGGGGTTGTTGAAAAGAAACGACTGAACAGAATGAAAAAAGCTGGGAAAATAGAAGAGAAGCCGGAGACTTTTGATTCACTG GTTGCAAAGTTAAATGCAGCTGAAAAAGAACTTTCTGAGATAACAGAGAAGCTGAAGTTTTCAGGGAAAG CCCAATCCCAGCCGGCTTCTCAAGATTCCTTGGATGAGTTCATGACTGAAATAAAATCAGGCTGCTCCTTAGACAGCGTAATGAGGAAGAAGCTTCATTTGCGGTCCTTTGAATTGAGGAAAGAACAGCAGAGACTGAAAGGGTTAATAAAGATTGTTAAACCTGCAGAACTGCCAGAGTTGAAGCCACA GACTGGGAGTCATGGTGTGGAAATAGAGAACAAGCCTAAAAAGCTAACACTGCCTCTCTTTGGTGCAATGAAAGGGGGAagaaaattcaaactgaaaactGGAAACCTAGGG AAGTTGTCTCTCAGACGTCCAGTTATCCCTGAAAGCTTGTTAAAAATGAAAGATGATGGGCCTGAagtggaggaagaagaagaggatgAAGATAAGGAGCAGGAAATCAAAGCAGCAAATATCGAGACACAAAAAGCAGAGATGAAAATGGCAGGAGAAGAAGTAGAACAAGAGACTAGTCTTCCTGCCAGTTCTCCTAGCAAGAATGTGGAACCCACCCATG GGATTGGTTTTCAGTCTCAGCCCATCAGCAATCAGTTAAAGATACCAGATAATGCATATAAGGTGGACCTATCACAAGAGAAGTCTCAAG TGTCTGAGAGAGCGTGCAGGACATTTGAAGAGAGCCCCAAGAAAAAGACGAAAGTTAATGGCCCAAGCAGG ctCCAGCAAGCACTTTCCTCCTCGCAGTACCCAGAAGATGACCCAGACTACTGTGTTTGGATGCCTCCTGCAG
- the SUPT7L gene encoding STAGA complex 65 subunit gamma isoform X1 — protein MLRYWGEIPVSTNQANRSSFDLLQREFRTVEVQDPPLHQPSANKPRPPTMLDIPSEPCSLTIHTIQLIQHNRRLRSLIAMAQAQNQQQVEGIKMDESEPLPSCPVSPPLPDDLLPLDSKTPKMPFQLRHSDPESDFYRGKGEPVTELSWTSCRQLLYQSMATILAHAGFECANESVLETLTDIAHEYCLKFTKLLRFTVDREARLGQTPFPDVMEQVFHEVGIGSVLSLQKFWQHRIKDYHSYMLQVSKQLSEEYEKIVNPEKAAEDTKPVKIKEEPVSDITFPISEELEGDLASGDQSLPVGVLGAQSERFSANLEVEASPQATGAEVNASPLWNLAQVKMEPQESEESNVHGHGVLGSDVFEEPMSGMSEAGMPQSPHGSESSYGSHSPDSLMGSSPVFNQRCKKKMKKM, from the exons ATGCTGCGATATTGGGGTGAGATTCCCGTGTCGACCAATCAGGCCAACCGTAGCTCCTTTGATTTACTTCAGCGTGAGTTTCGCACTGTGGAAGTTCAGGATCCTCCATTACATCAGCCCTCTGCAAACAAGCCCAGGCCACCCACCATGCTGGACATCCCCTCGGAGCCCTGTAGCCTCACCATTCACACCATTCAGCTCATCCAGCACAACAGACGGCTGCGCAGCCTCATTGCCATGGCTCAGGCCCAGAACCAGCAGCAAGTAGAGGGCATAAAGATGGATGAGAGCGAGCCTCTGCCATCCTGTCCTgtctccccacctctccctgaTGACCTGCTTCCTCTGGATAGCAAAACCCCCAAAATGCCATTTCAGCTAAGGCACAGTGACCCAGAGAGCGACTTTTATAG AGGGAAAGGGGAACCAGTAACTGAGCTGAGTTGGACCTCCTGCCGGCAGCTTCTCTACCAGTccatggccaccatcttggcccATGCGGGGTTTGAGTGTGCCAATGAGAGCGTCCTGGAGACCCTGACAGACATTGCTCATGAATACTGCCTGAAGTTCACCAAGCTGCTGCGTTTCACTGTGGACCGAGAAGCTCGGCTTGGGCAGACGCCTTTCCCGGACGTAATGGAACAAGTGTTCCACGAAGTGGGCATCGGCAGCGTGCTCTCTCTGCAGAAGTTCTGGCAGCACCGCATTAAGGATTATCACAGCTACATGCTGCAG GTTAGCAAGCAGCTCTCCGAAGAGTACGAGAAGATTGTCAACCCTGAAAAGGCAGCAGAAGACACAAAACCTGTGAAGATTAAGGAGGAGCCAGTCAGTGATATCACCTTTCCCATAAgtgaggagctggagggagatcTGGCATCTGGTGACCAGTCTTTGCCTGTGGGAGTCCTTGGAGCTCAGAGTGAGCGTTTTTCTGCCAATCTGGAAGTAGAGGCGTCCCCACAGGCTACAG gtgcCGAGGTCAATGCTTCCCCTCTCTGGAACTTGGCTCAGGTGAAAATGGAGCCTCAGGAAAGTGAGGAGAGCAATGTTCATGGGCATGGGGTCCTAGGCAGTGATGTCTTCGAGGAGCCCATGTCAGGCATGAGCGAAGCTGGGATGCCACAGAGCCCCCATGGCTCTGAGAGCAGTTATGGTTCTCATTCCCCTGATAGCCTGATGGGATCCTCACCTGTCTTCAACCAACGCTGCAAGAAGAAGATGAAGAAGATGTGA
- the SUPT7L gene encoding STAGA complex 65 subunit gamma isoform X2: MGKMIINRDGGKGEPVTELSWTSCRQLLYQSMATILAHAGFECANESVLETLTDIAHEYCLKFTKLLRFTVDREARLGQTPFPDVMEQVFHEVGIGSVLSLQKFWQHRIKDYHSYMLQVSKQLSEEYEKIVNPEKAAEDTKPVKIKEEPVSDITFPISEELEGDLASGDQSLPVGVLGAQSERFSANLEVEASPQATGAEVNASPLWNLAQVKMEPQESEESNVHGHGVLGSDVFEEPMSGMSEAGMPQSPHGSESSYGSHSPDSLMGSSPVFNQRCKKKMKKM, from the exons ATGGGCAAGATGATCATAAACAGAGATGG AGGGAAAGGGGAACCAGTAACTGAGCTGAGTTGGACCTCCTGCCGGCAGCTTCTCTACCAGTccatggccaccatcttggcccATGCGGGGTTTGAGTGTGCCAATGAGAGCGTCCTGGAGACCCTGACAGACATTGCTCATGAATACTGCCTGAAGTTCACCAAGCTGCTGCGTTTCACTGTGGACCGAGAAGCTCGGCTTGGGCAGACGCCTTTCCCGGACGTAATGGAACAAGTGTTCCACGAAGTGGGCATCGGCAGCGTGCTCTCTCTGCAGAAGTTCTGGCAGCACCGCATTAAGGATTATCACAGCTACATGCTGCAG GTTAGCAAGCAGCTCTCCGAAGAGTACGAGAAGATTGTCAACCCTGAAAAGGCAGCAGAAGACACAAAACCTGTGAAGATTAAGGAGGAGCCAGTCAGTGATATCACCTTTCCCATAAgtgaggagctggagggagatcTGGCATCTGGTGACCAGTCTTTGCCTGTGGGAGTCCTTGGAGCTCAGAGTGAGCGTTTTTCTGCCAATCTGGAAGTAGAGGCGTCCCCACAGGCTACAG gtgcCGAGGTCAATGCTTCCCCTCTCTGGAACTTGGCTCAGGTGAAAATGGAGCCTCAGGAAAGTGAGGAGAGCAATGTTCATGGGCATGGGGTCCTAGGCAGTGATGTCTTCGAGGAGCCCATGTCAGGCATGAGCGAAGCTGGGATGCCACAGAGCCCCCATGGCTCTGAGAGCAGTTATGGTTCTCATTCCCCTGATAGCCTGATGGGATCCTCACCTGTCTTCAACCAACGCTGCAAGAAGAAGATGAAGAAGATGTGA